GCTTGTCGGCGCCGGTCGCGCCCGCCACCGCTTCGGCGGTGAACTCCGCCGGGGACAGGCCGCGGTCGTCGGCGCGGTGGGCCTCGGCGAGCAGGCCCAGGTCGATCTGGGACGGGCCGAGGTCGAGGGCGGCGAGGGCCTGGAGGAAGGGGAAGGTCTCGGTGATCGAGAGTTCCTCGCCGGCGATCTGGCGGGCGAAGCGGTGCGTCTTCAGGATGCTGACCACCGACTTGTTCACCAGGGAACGGCTGTGCAGCAGGATGGTGACGTCCCGCTCGCGGTGCAGCCGCCCGATGATCGGGATCATCGTCTCCGCGAGTTCCTCGCGGGTCTTCCAGTCCGTGAACACGTCGTCGTTGACAGTCACAATTCAACTTTCGAGGGTGGGCCGAGCTGAGGGTCGGCCGGTTTTGAGGGTTGGCCGAGCTGGGGCGCGCCCCATGCTAGCTTCGGCCTCCGGGCCCTCCCGGCGCCGGTCCCCTCCCGGGCCCGCGGCGGTCCGCCCCCGAATGCCCAGGTCGGCGTGACGGCGGCCACACCGCCGTGCGGCGGCGGCCGGTTGGGCCGGACGGACCACCGGACATGACGGTCCGTCAGGTCCGACCTGGGCGATCACAGCACGTGACAATAATCACTTGCGTAACATTAGTCACTCCCGTGAGTGACGAGCTGTCAGTTTCCGGGACAACGGACCAGGTTTACCGGCAGAGTAGGAGTTCCCGGCCGAGGCCAGGCCGAGCAGGTCGGGCCCGCCGCGAGCGACGGGACAGCTACCCATGGGACATGAGGCCTTCCAGCGGGCCGCACTGGTGTTCACCCTGTTCGACACCAACGGGAACGGGGTGCTCGACGCCGAGGACTTCGACCTCATGACGGAGCGGCTGCTGACGGTCGCCGAGGACTCGCCGGCCGCCGACCGGCAGGCGCTCGCCGACAGCCTCAGCCGCTACTGGCAGGTGCTGTCGGAGACCCTGGACACCAACCGGGACGGCCTGATCAGCCCGGAGGAGTTCCGCGGCTTCGTGCTGAACACCGAACTGTTCGGCGTCACCGCCGCGGCCTTCGCCGAGGCGCTCGCCGTGCTCGGCGACCCGGACGGGGACGGCCTGATCGAGCGTCCCCGGTTCCTCTCCCTGATGACCGCCATCGGCTTCGAGAAGCCCAACATCGAATCCCTGTTCAACGCCTTCGGCCCGGACGCCGAGGACCGGATCACCGTCGGCGTGTGGGCCGAGGGCATCCGCGACTACTACTCGCCCGAGAAGGTCGGCATCCCCGGCGACCACCTGGTCCCGGAGTCCTTCTGACCTGACCTGACCGGACCCGGCCTGCCCGAACCGGCCTGGTCCGACCCGGCCCGACCCGAACGACCGCCGTCCCGCCACGGCACCGCCCCTCCCCTCTCCTCCCCCGCCTCACCCCACACCGTCCCGCCACGGCACCGGCCCTCCGGCCGCCGAAAGAGCCCGCACCGACGTCGGCCCCGCCGACGCCGGTCCCAGCCATGCCGCCGCCCGGCCGCCGTCTCCTCCCGCACCACTCCCAAGGAGCCACGCAGTGACCGCACCCCTCATCGCCCTCGCCGTCGGCCGCGGCACCGGCCCGGACCTCGCCCCCGTCTTCGAGCGGGTGCTCGACCGGATCACCCGGCTGCACGGCCGGCAGGTCCGGGTGGAGCGGTCGCCGCGGACCTACCACTCGTACGTCTCGCTGCGCGCCGAGGCCGCCGGCACCGCGGAGATCGCCGCGCTCACCGAGCAGGACGCCGCGCACTACGAGCGGTTCTGCCGCGAGCAGGCCGCCGCCGGGGCCCGGGCGGTGTTCCGCACCGCGATCAACGCCCAGTCGCTGTACCTGGTCCGGCAGCGGCTGGCCGCCGTCAAGGTCGAGCCGATCACCGCCGGGGACGCCCGGCTGCTGCTGGTCCGCGACCAGGCCCAGGGCTTCTACACCGGCGAGAACCTGCACACCCCCGGCAAGGTGGTGCGCACCATGGAGTTCAGCCGCGACGTCACCGAGCAGGTGGTGCGCTACGCGGTGCGCCGCGCCCGCGAACTGTGGACCGAGGGCCCGGCCCGGGTGCAACTCGCCTACAAGTACCACCTGCTGGACGGGGCGCTGGACGACTGGGCGCAGGGCCTGTCCGCCGAACTCGGCCTGGACGTCGCCCTGTTCCAGCCCGACACGGTCAACCGCAACCTGATCGCGCACGGCCCCGCGGACCGCACCCTGCTGGTCGCCGGGAACGAGTGGGCCGACATCATGCACGTCGTCCTGCTGGACCGCTACGGCTCGGAGCGGCAGGAGAACCGCTGCACCGAGAACGTCCACCTGCACCCCGAGCTGAACGGGCTCCCCGAGTACCAGACCGTGCACGGCTCGGCCGACGACCTGGCCGGCCGCGACCTGGTCAACCCGCTCGCCACCGTCCGGGCCGCCGCCCGGATCGCCGAACGGCACGCCGACTGCCCGGGCGCGGAGGCCGCCGTCGAGGCCGCGATCGCCGCCGCGCAGGCCGCCGGGGCCCGCACCCCCGACCTCGGCGGCACCGCCGGCACCACCGCGGTGGTCGACGCCGTCCTTGCCTCCCTTGCAGGAACGTTCGTGCCGGGCCCGGCCGGAGCGGTCGAGGACACCCGCCCCGCCGGGGCCGGTCAGGGCATCCGCCCCGCCGGGACCGGTCAGGACGCCGCGGACACCGCGGACACCGCGGACACCACCGCGACGGCGGCCGCCCGATGAGCTCCGCGCCTACCCGCCCGCAGGCCCCCGCCGGGACGGCGCTGGTCGTGGTCGACCTGCAGAACGACTTCTGCGCGGGCGAGGTCGCCGCCGCCCGCTTCCCCGGCGACCCCGCGCTGCTCGCCCGGGCCGTCGAGGGCAGCGTCCGGGCCGTGCAGCTGGCCCGGGAGAGCGGCGTCGAGGTGCTGTTCGTCCGCTTCCTCGGCGACCCCGCCCACCAGGGCCCGGCCTGGCGCAGCCGGGACGCCCGGCTCGGCAAGCGGCCCAAGTGCCTGGAGGGCAGCTGGGGCGCCGAGTTCCACGGCGTCCAGCCCCGGCCCGACGAGGCGGTGTTCACCAAACCGGCCTGCTTCGACGCCTTCCAGGACCCGGAGTTCGAACCGCACCTGCGCCGCCGCGGCCTCCACCACCTCGTGCTGGCGGGCCTGTTCACCGACGTCTGCGTGGACTCCACCGCCCGCACCGCCTTCCAGCGCGGCTTCCACCTCACCGTGCTGCGCGACTGCACCACCGCCCTGCACCTGGCGGACGCCGACATCCTGCGCTTCATGAGCCGGGTGTACGGCGCGCGGATCACCGGGCTGGACCAGCAACAGCCCTTCTCCGCCGAAGAGTTCACCGACGGAGCGGCCACCGGCCCGGAAACGGACGCGGACGGCGTGCCCGCCGCGCGGTCCGCTCGGTCCGCGCGGGCCGCCGGTGCGACGGAGCAGCCGGGGGCCGCGCCGACCCGGCGGTGACCACCCCCGCCCCGGCGCCCCCTTCACCGCTTTCCCCTCTCCCTTTTCCCCCTTCACCCCTACCCCTGCGAGAGAACCATGCCCGGAACCCTCGGGACCACGGCGGCCCAGCAGTGACCGCCCTCGGCACCACCACCCTCGACACCCTCGGCACCGCCCGCCCCGACCCCGGGGTGGAGGCCGGTGTCGGCCGGACCGCCCTGCTGGTCGCCAACGCCCGCGCGCTGGAGGCGCGCCGGGCCGAGGCGCTGGCCGTCGACCCGTTCGCCGCCCACTTCGTCCGCGCCTCGCCCGGCTGCGCCGACTGGCCGGACGACCCGGCCCGGGTCACCCCGGGCGACCCGGTGTGGGAGCGGCTGGCCGCGTACTTCGCCCTGCGCACCCGGGTCCTGGACGACCACCTGCTCGCCGCGGCCGCCACCGGCACCCGGCAGGTCGTCCTGCTCGGCGCCGGTCTGGACAGCCGGGCCCACCGGCTGCCCTGGCCGGCCGGCACCACCGTCTGGGAACTCGACCGCCCCGAGGTGCTCCGCTTCAAGCAGCGCGTCCTGGACGGCCTGGACGCCGCCCCCGCCGCCGACCGCCGCACCGTCCCGGTCGACCTGCGCGACGACTGGACGGGCGCCCTGACCGCCGCCGGGCTCGACCCGGCCGAACCGGTCGCCTGGCTGGCCGAGGGGCTCTTCCTCTACCTCCCCGCCGAGAGCGAACTCGCCGTCGCCACCGCCCTGGACGGCCTCAGCGCCCCGGGCAGCACCCTCGCCTACGAGGTCAAGAACGGCCTCGAGTCCGCCACCGTCCGGGCCGCCCCGGTCTACGCGGCCGCCCGCGAGCGCCTCGACGTCGACCTGCTGTCCCTCTTCGCCCCCGGCCCCCGCCCGAACACCGCCGCCGCCCTCGCCGCCCTCGACTGGGCCACCACCGTCCGCTCCCCCTTCGACCACGCCCCCGCCTCCCGCCTGCGCCCCGAACCGCACGACGCCCTGGCCGCCAACCGCTGGGTCACCTGCACCAAGCACACCGGGGCCAGGACGGTGGTCCGGCTGCCCTAGCCGCGCCGCTCCCGCTGCGCCGACTCCCGCAGCCGGGGGCCGAGTTCGGCGATCAGGCGGCGGTAGGTGTCGAAGGCCGGCTTGGGCGTGTGGTCGTCGCGGAGCAGGCCGAAGTGGTGGAACGGGCTGCTGCCGGAGCTGTCCGCGTCGCGCAGGGCGAACAGGGCGTAGCCGTCGATGTTGAGCGGCCCGGCCCGGTCGGCGACGGTGCGGATCACCGTCTCCAGGGCGCGGGCCTGGGCGGCCTCGGGGCGGCCGGGGCCGGTGGGCCAGCCGTTCTCGCAGATCCGGATCGGCGTCCCGGCCGGGATGCCGGCCGCGGGCAGGTCGGTGTGCCGGAAGGTGTGCAGCAGCCAGGCGGTGGCGTCGGCGAGGCGTTCGGCGGGGACGGGGCGGAAGACGTCCGGGAAGCAGTCCAGGCCGACGTAGTCGAGCGCGTCCAGGAAGCGCCGGTCGGCGAGGCGGCCCAGGTCGGGCCAGAAGGTCGCGGCCGGGTCGAGGGTGGGGACGGCGTTGAAGCCGACGGCCGCGTCCAGGCCGAGCGCGCGCACCTCGTCCTTGGCGGCGACCACCCCGGCCACCAGCGCCTCCAGCACGCCCGGGACGCTGCCGTCGAGCACCGGCAGGTCGGCGTTGGGCTCCTCGCAGACCTGCACCGCGCCGAGCCGTTCGCCGAACTCCCGCACCTGGGACCGGACGTACGCCTCCCAGCCGTCCCGGCTGCCGCTCGGCTCGCGGAACTGCAGGACCAGGTCGACCCGTCGTCCGGGCCGCTCCAGGTACGGCTCCCAGCCGTCGGGGGTCTGCGGCGGCGGGGTGACGGTGCGGGCGAAGGAGCGGTAGATCCGGATCCGGAAGCCGGGTTCGGCGCCCTGCAGCAGGTCGAGCGCCGCCGCCAGCCGGGCCGGGTCGTCGGGGCGGACGGGGTGGACGATGCCGCTCTCGTCGCCGAGCAGCGCGCCCGGGTAGATCCCGAACCCGAACTCCCGCCGCGGCCCGGCGTCCCTGCTGCTGTCCGTCGTGCTCGTCACTCCGGCCCCCTCGAAAATCTTGGTGTCACTCCAATTTTTCAGTGACCCTACCATTCCGTACGATGGGCGCCATGGGCCTTCGCGAGACCAAGAAGCAGCAGACCCGCACCGCGATCGCGGACGCCGCGCTGCCGCTGTTCCTGGCGCACGGCTTCGACCGGGTCACCGTCGCCGAGGTCGCCCGGCACGCCGGGGTGTCCACCAACACGGTGTTCAACTACTTCCCGACCAAGGAGGACCTGTTCTTCGACCGGCAGTCCGAGGTCGAGCAGTACCTCGCCGCCCTGGTCGACCCGCTGCCGCCGGGCGCCTGCTGCCCGGCCGCCGCCGTCCGCGACGACCTGTGCGCCGCCCTCGGGCGCGGCGACCCGGCGCTCGGGCTCGGCCCCGGCGCGGCCGACTTCTTCCGCACCGTCGAGGCCAGCCCCGCCCTGCGCGCCCGCGAACGCGAGATCGGCGAACGCGTCGAAACCGCCCTCGCCGCCGCCCTGCCGCCCTCCCCCACCGCCCCCCTGCTGGCCGGCGCCCTGGCCGGCCTCCACCGCGCCACCCTGCGCGAACTGCGCCGCCGCGTCCTGGCCGGCGACCCGCCCCCCACCGTCGCCGCCGACCTCACCGCGGCCACCACCGCCGCCTTCGCCCCGCTCTGCCCCTGCCAGGCGGCTTCGTCCGGGTCAGTTGGTCGTTGGTCCGGGTGCGCCGTTGACCGGTGCGCGGTGGGCGCGGATCGAGCCGCTGCTCCCGGACCGGAAGCCGAAGCGGGGCGGCCGCCGGCGGGACCATCGTGAGGTGATCGACGCGGACGGCTCCGCCCCAGGCCGGACCCGGTCCCGGCCGGCGAGGCGCACTCCTCCCGCGAGATCCGCAACCGGCTGCGCAGAAGAGACATCCGAGCGGTGGTCCCGGAACGGGCCGGCCAGCAGGCCAACCGGATCCGCCGTGGACGGGCAGGTGGCAGACCACCTGCCTTCGGCCGGGAGGCGCACAGGCAGCCGCAACACCGTCGAGCGGTGCATCAACCGGCTGAAGCAGCGGCGCGGCACCGCCACCCGCCACGAGAAGACCGCGACGGTCCGTCCGGCCGGTCCCCACGCCGCCGGCGTCTTCCTCCGGCCCGCCCGACGAGCACCTTCGTCCTCAGGCGTGACTGTGGACGTTGATGACGCTTCCGTCGGGTGCCTGAACGAAGAAGCGCCGAATCCCCCACGGCTCCGTGGTCAAGGGATAGACCACCGGGTACCCCCGGCGCTCGGCTGCGGCGTGCGCGGCATCAACGTCCTCGACTTCGACCGCCAGCGCCGAACGCGAGGTATGAGGGTCCCACGAGTCTGCGGCAGGAGAGACCACGGTCATCTGCGCCGTCGGATTGGCCGGTGAGGCCAGCATCAAGAAGCCCGGCTCGTCCATGCGCACGTCCATCCCCAGAAAGCCGCTGTAGAAGCTTCGGCTCTCCTCGATGTCCCGGGTGACGACGTTGGGCATGATGCGACGGATCGTCATCCCCGCACTGTAGCCGAGGACCGCTCCGACAACTCGATCCGAACGAGAGGCCCCGCGCCGGTCGGCAGCGGCACGGGCCCCGGAGTCGGGCAGCCCGTCGCCGCCGGGTGGGCCGGTTGGCGTGGGACGGTTGACGTGGGACGGGTGACGGCGAGGGAGAGGCGGTGGCGGGGTGGAACCGGCCGGCGTGCTGGGGGTGTTCGGGCATCCGGACGACGAGTCGTTGGCGGCGGGCGGGCTGCTGGCGCGGCAGGCGGCGGCGGGGGCGCGGACCGGGGTGGTGACCGCGACCTGGGCGGAGGGCACCCACCGGGTGCCGGAACTGGCCCGAGCGCTGGCCGAGTTGGGGGCGGGGGCGCCGCGGCTGCTGGGGTACGCGGACGCGAGGGTGCCGGAGTCGGCGCCGGGCGCGGCCCGGCTGCTGGACGTGCCGGTGGAGCGGGCGGTGCGGCAACTGGTGGGCCACCTGAGGGAGTTCCGGCCGGACTGGGTGGTGACGCACGACGCGCACGGCGGAATGACCGGGCACCCGGACCACCGGCGGACGCACCGGCTGGCACTGCTCGCCGTCCGGGCCGCCGCGCTGCCCGGCCGCTTCCCGGAGCTGGGCGGGCCCTGGCGGGTGCGGCGCCTGCTGTGCGCCACCCATCCGCACTCCGCCGCCCGCGCGCTGGGGCCGCTGCTGCTGCGTCCCGGCCGGACGGCGCACACCGTGCCGGACGAGGAGGTGACGGCGCTGGACGTCTCGCCGTGGCTGGAGCGGAAGCTGGCAGCGGTGTTCGCGCACCGCTCGGAGGTGGCGCGCGGCGCCCTCCCCGGCCGGCTGGCGGCCGCCGCCCCGGCGGACCGGGTCCGGATGGCGGGCACCGAGTGGTACCAGGAGATCCGGATGACGGGCGCCGAGTGGCACCGGTGAGGTCCCGCCGCCGAACGCCCCGGCCGAGCTCGGCGGTCCTCCGGCACGTCCCGCCGTCCGGGGGGTTGACGCGGCACTTCCGGGAAGCGAAGGTGAGCCGAATCATCTGACATGTTGCGTGTGACATTTCATAGGCTCGATGCCATCGCCGCGGCCGCCACCGCCGGGGCGGGGCCGCCCGCACGCGAGGAGGGCCGGCCATGGATCTGGAACTGCGACACCTGCGGGTGCTCTGCGCGATCGCCGACAGCGGCAGCGTGGGGCGGGCCGCAGCGGCGATCGGCGCCTCCCAGCCCGCGACCAGCACCCAACTGCGGCGGATCGAACGGTACTTGGGCGCGGCCGTGTTCGACCGGACGGCCGCCGGGGTGGTGCCCACCACGTTCGGGGCCGAGGTGCTGGCCGCCGCCCGCGAGGTGCTCGCCCGGGTCGACCGGCTCGGCCAGGCCGCCGCCCCGGACGGCGAACGCCCGCACCGCGAACTGCGGCTGGCCGCCGGCTGCCCGGCCCTCACTCCCGGCACCCTGGCCCGGGCCCGGCAGCTGCGCCCCGAACTGCGCTTCGCGCTGACCCCGCCCGACGACCCCGAGCGGCCCTTCGACCTGGCGCTGCTGCTCGACCACCCCGGCTCGGGCCTGCGCGCGACGCCCGCCCTGGCGGCCCGCGCCGTCGCCACCGAGCCGGTGTTCGTCGCGCTGCCCGCCGCCCACCCGCTGCGCCACCACGCCGAGCCCGCGCTCGCCGACCTGGCCGGCGAGCGCTGGCTGCTGCCGGCCGCCGACGGCGGACCCTGGGCCGGACTGCTCCGGACGGCCGGCGAGGCGGGCGCGTTCACCCCCGCCGAGGTGCGCGAACTCCCGTACGGGCGGCGGGAGGTGCTCGACCTGGTGGCCGCGGGACTGGGCGCGGCGCTGGTACCGGGCAGCACCGCGCCGGTGCCGGGCGTCGCGGTCAAGCCACTGCTGGGCACGCCGCTGTGGCTGCGGTACGTGCTGCTCTGGCGGCGCGCCGCGGTCGGCCCGCAGCTGGCCGACACCCTGCTCGGCGCGGCCGCCGCCGCACACCGGGAGCTCGCCGCCGAGGCCCCCCACCTGCACGGCTGGGCCGCCCGGACGTTCCGCCCGCCGCGCACCTGAGCGCCCGGCCGCCCCCGCCTCCGCCTCCACCCCCGCCCCAAGGTCTTCCCCTCCGTGTTATGCCGCGTTCATGAAATGTCATATGACCTGTGACATTGTTCTGATGCTGCCTCCGATGCCAGGATGCTCCCGCGTCACCCACCCCCTCCGCCGTGCTCAGTGAGCTCCCTCCCCAGGAGAAGCAGTGCGTCTGCGCATACCCCTCCCCACCCTGGCCGCCGGTCTGCTGGCCGGCTGCGCCACCGCGGCCACCCTGCTGCCGGTCTCCCCGGCCGCGGCCGCCCCCGGCGGACAGCCCGCGAAGGCCGCCGCCGTCCGGTCGGCCGCCCCGGCCTCCGCCGCGGACGCCGGGGCCCCCGGCGGGGCCGTCCCCAAGCCGCTCGGCCCGGTCGTCGCGGCCGCCCCCGACACCCTCACCCCGGTCGCCGCCCCGCTGCCGCCCGCCCTGCTCGGCCAGGCCCAGCTGGGCCAGCCCGCGGGCACGGCCGTCCAGACCTCCCCGCGCCCGGCCCGCCAGGACGCCGCCGCCAAGGCCCCGACCGCCAAGGCCGCCACGGCCACGGGCCCGGCCGCCGCGCAGAGCTGCACGTACGGCGACTTTGGCAGCCGTTCCGGCGCGGACCTGGTGAACTTCGTCAAGGCGTCGACGACCAGTTGCATCGGCACGCTGTACAACGCGACCGGCACCGACGCGGGCGCGGTCTTCAAACAGGCCCACATGCTCACCGTCGCGGGCGCGTTCAAGGACCTGGCGGCGTCCTACGACGGCACCAACACCTCCGGCATCCTGCAGCTGGTGCAGTTCCTGCGGGCCGGCTACTACGTGCAGTCGTACTACCCGGGCCAGGTCGGCGCCTACGACGGCACGCTGACCACCGCCACCAAGGCGGGCCTGGACGCGTTCTTCGCGGGCCCGCGCTGGAAGGACGTCACCGACGCCAACGGCACGGTGCTGTACGACGTGCTGGTGCTGACCGACAGCGCCAACCTCCAGGCCAAGTACCTGGCCACCTACCAGCAGGTGCTGAACGGCTACACCAACGCGTACAACGCGGCGCCGAAGATGGTCAACGCCGTCAACGCGGTGCTGTCCGCCCCGCTGTGGCGCGGCAACTGGAACAGCGACTTCGTGACCGCGCTGAGCGCCGACACCTCGCTGATCAGCACGCTCGGTGGCTTCACCATGAACCACAAGGACCTGCTGGGCACCGCCAACGCCTTCCTGGACGTCAACGCGGGCAACGACCTGGCCCGGATGTCCGGCGACGGCCCGGCGATCGAGGCCGCGGCCCGCCCGCTGATCAAGCAGATCCTGGACAGCACCCCGATCGTCGGCAGCGGCGGCAGCCTGTACGTGCACACCGCCTACCAGGCCACCACCTACGACAACGGCCAGTGCGGGTACTACGGCACCTGCAACCTGCCCGCCAAGCTCGCCGACGCCGTCCTGCCCAACGTCCTGGTCTGCGACAACAAGACGCTGCGCGCCCAGGCCCTGACGGTGGCCCAGCTCCAGCCGGTCTGCGACAGCCTGCGCGGCGAGGACGGCTTCTTCCACAACCTGGTCAAGGACAACGGCCCGGTGCCGAACCAGTACGGCAGGACCCTGGTCATGCCGGTGTTCGCCAGCGCCGCCGACTACCAGACCTACTCGTGGGCGATCTACGGCAACTCCACCGACAACGGCGGCCAGACCGTCATGGACGTCACCGACCCGAACAACCAGCCGGTGTGCGTGATGTACCAGAAGTCGTGGAACGACGACTTCGCGGGCAACGTGTGGAACCTCAACCACGAGTACACCCACTACCTCGACAACATCTACGACATGAAGGGCGACTTCGCCGCCGAGACCTCCGTCCCGGACATCTGGTGGGTCGAGGGCGTCGCCGAGTACCAGTCGTACGCCTACCGGGGCGTCACCGACACCCAGGCGATGGCCGAGGCCGCCAAGCACACCTACAAGCTGTCGACGCTCTTCCAGAACACCTACGGCAACTCGGACTCCACCCGGGTCTACCCGTGGGGCTACCTGGCCGTCCGCTACATGGTCGAGAAGCACCCGGCGGACGTGTACAGCATGCTCGGCCACTTCCGCACCGGCGACTACCAGGGCGGGTACGCGGTCTACAACGGCCTCGGCACCTCCTACGACGCCGACTTCGACGCCTGGCTGACCCGGTGCGCGGGCGGCGACTGCTTCGCCACCGGCCCGACCGCGCTGTTCGACCAGTCCGTGAACGGCGCCACCGTCACCCTGACCGACCGCTCCGTGGTCACCAACTCCCCCGCGCAGATCACCGGTTGGCACTGGACCTTCGGCGACGGCAGCTCCGCCGACGAGCGCAACCCCGCGCACACCTACGCCAAGGCCGGCACCTACACCGTCGCGCTGACCGTCACCGACGCCAACGGCCGCTCCACCGCCACCCCCGCCTCGGTCACCACCACCGTCGACGGCGGCAGCGGCCCCGTCGTCCTGCCGCTCTGCACCGACCAGCGCGCCGACGCGATGGGCCAGAACTGCCGCCGCACCGGCCGGTCCCGCGCCGCGGGCGGCATCGACTACCTGTACGTCTACCTGCCCGCCGGGACCAGCACCCTCAAGGTCACCACCAGCGGCGGCACCGGCACCGCGTACCTGTACTACAACGACGCCACCTGGGCCTCCCCGAGCGCCTTCACCGCCTCCTCCACCGCCGCGGGCACCACCCAGTCCGTCACCGTCACCAACCCCGCGGCCGGCTACCGCTACCTGAGCCTGTACGCGGCCACCGACTTCTCGGACGTCACCGTCAGCACCCAGTTCTGACCCCCCACCGCCCGGGGCGGTCGCGGCCACCGGCCACGGCCGCCCCTCCGGCGCTCACCCGGCGCTCACCCGGCCAGCCGCCGGGCGGCGTCCGCCCGCAGTTCGGCGGACTCCAACCGGCTGCCGCGCAGTTCGGCCAGCCGGACGGCGAGCCGGCCGCCGCCGGGGGCCCGCCGGACGGCGTGGTGGCGGGCGTCCGGCTCGCCGTCCCAGAGCGACTCGACCAGCAGCGGGACGGCCACGCCGGGGTCGATCGCGTCCAACGCCCGCAGGTAGGACGGGCGTTCACAGCTGCGCGGGGTGCGCTGCCAGAGCCGCCGCAGCAGCGGGACGGCCGCCCCGGCCGCCGGGCCGAACCGGGCCAGGCCGCCCGCCAGCACCATCGGCCCGCACCACCCGCCCGCCGCCTCCTGCCGGGCCAACTCGGCGGCCGGTGGCGCACTTCGACTTCCGGGTCGCGGACCTGGGCGCGGCCGTCGCCGAGGCGCTCGCGCTGGGCGCCACCCTCGTCGGGCACCAGCCGCAGGAGCGCGTCCGGGTCCTGTTCGACCCGGCGGGGCACCCGTTCCGCCTCTGCCACGACCCGTCCTGAGCCCGCGCCGGGGTCCGGCTCCGGGGCGGGGGGCGGGTGCGGGATCATGCTCGGTATGACCCCCGTTCTGGTGTTCGGCCTGGCCGCGATGATCATGCTGCTGACGCGGCGGCGGCCCGGCGGCGAGTGGCCGGGGCCGGCGGTGGAGGAGGTGACGGCGGGGTTCGATCCGGCGGCGCACGGGCTGGTGCCCTCGGCCGAGTTGGACCCGGGCCGGGCCGGGCCGCCGATGCGGCTGCTGCGGCGCAAGGAGCTGGAGGCGCTGGCCGACTCCTGCCTGGCGGGCGGCTGGCGGGCCGCCGAGGCGTA
Above is a genomic segment from Kitasatospora cineracea containing:
- a CDS encoding EF-hand domain-containing protein, giving the protein MGHEAFQRAALVFTLFDTNGNGVLDAEDFDLMTERLLTVAEDSPAADRQALADSLSRYWQVLSETLDTNRDGLISPEEFRGFVLNTELFGVTAAAFAEALAVLGDPDGDGLIERPRFLSLMTAIGFEKPNIESLFNAFGPDAEDRITVGVWAEGIRDYYSPEKVGIPGDHLVPESF
- a CDS encoding isocitrate/isopropylmalate family dehydrogenase, whose translation is MTAPLIALAVGRGTGPDLAPVFERVLDRITRLHGRQVRVERSPRTYHSYVSLRAEAAGTAEIAALTEQDAAHYERFCREQAAAGARAVFRTAINAQSLYLVRQRLAAVKVEPITAGDARLLLVRDQAQGFYTGENLHTPGKVVRTMEFSRDVTEQVVRYAVRRARELWTEGPARVQLAYKYHLLDGALDDWAQGLSAELGLDVALFQPDTVNRNLIAHGPADRTLLVAGNEWADIMHVVLLDRYGSERQENRCTENVHLHPELNGLPEYQTVHGSADDLAGRDLVNPLATVRAAARIAERHADCPGAEAAVEAAIAAAQAAGARTPDLGGTAGTTAVVDAVLASLAGTFVPGPAGAVEDTRPAGAGQGIRPAGTGQDAADTADTADTTATAAAR
- a CDS encoding cysteine hydrolase family protein, giving the protein MSSAPTRPQAPAGTALVVVDLQNDFCAGEVAAARFPGDPALLARAVEGSVRAVQLARESGVEVLFVRFLGDPAHQGPAWRSRDARLGKRPKCLEGSWGAEFHGVQPRPDEAVFTKPACFDAFQDPEFEPHLRRRGLHHLVLAGLFTDVCVDSTARTAFQRGFHLTVLRDCTTALHLADADILRFMSRVYGARITGLDQQQPFSAEEFTDGAATGPETDADGVPAARSARSARAAGATEQPGAAPTRR
- a CDS encoding SAM-dependent methyltransferase, yielding MTALGTTTLDTLGTARPDPGVEAGVGRTALLVANARALEARRAEALAVDPFAAHFVRASPGCADWPDDPARVTPGDPVWERLAAYFALRTRVLDDHLLAAAATGTRQVVLLGAGLDSRAHRLPWPAGTTVWELDRPEVLRFKQRVLDGLDAAPAADRRTVPVDLRDDWTGALTAAGLDPAEPVAWLAEGLFLYLPAESELAVATALDGLSAPGSTLAYEVKNGLESATVRAAPVYAAARERLDVDLLSLFAPGPRPNTAAALAALDWATTVRSPFDHAPASRLRPEPHDALAANRWVTCTKHTGARTVVRLP
- a CDS encoding TetR/AcrR family transcriptional regulator; protein product: MGLRETKKQQTRTAIADAALPLFLAHGFDRVTVAEVARHAGVSTNTVFNYFPTKEDLFFDRQSEVEQYLAALVDPLPPGACCPAAAVRDDLCAALGRGDPALGLGPGAADFFRTVEASPALRAREREIGERVETALAAALPPSPTAPLLAGALAGLHRATLRELRRRVLAGDPPPTVAADLTAATTAAFAPLCPCQAASSGSVGRWSGCAVDRCAVGADRAAAPGPEAEAGRPPAGPS
- a CDS encoding VOC family protein → MTIRRIMPNVVTRDIEESRSFYSGFLGMDVRMDEPGFLMLASPANPTAQMTVVSPAADSWDPHTSRSALAVEVEDVDAAHAAAERRGYPVVYPLTTEPWGIRRFFVQAPDGSVINVHSHA
- a CDS encoding PIG-L deacetylase family protein, whose product is MEPAGVLGVFGHPDDESLAAGGLLARQAAAGARTGVVTATWAEGTHRVPELARALAELGAGAPRLLGYADARVPESAPGAARLLDVPVERAVRQLVGHLREFRPDWVVTHDAHGGMTGHPDHRRTHRLALLAVRAAALPGRFPELGGPWRVRRLLCATHPHSAARALGPLLLRPGRTAHTVPDEEVTALDVSPWLERKLAAVFAHRSEVARGALPGRLAAAAPADRVRMAGTEWYQEIRMTGAEWHR
- a CDS encoding LysR family transcriptional regulator, encoding MDLELRHLRVLCAIADSGSVGRAAAAIGASQPATSTQLRRIERYLGAAVFDRTAAGVVPTTFGAEVLAAAREVLARVDRLGQAAAPDGERPHRELRLAAGCPALTPGTLARARQLRPELRFALTPPDDPERPFDLALLLDHPGSGLRATPALAARAVATEPVFVALPAAHPLRHHAEPALADLAGERWLLPAADGGPWAGLLRTAGEAGAFTPAEVRELPYGRREVLDLVAAGLGAALVPGSTAPVPGVAVKPLLGTPLWLRYVLLWRRAAVGPQLADTLLGAAAAAHRELAAEAPHLHGWAARTFRPPRT